The window tcactcattttgctttgtatgtagtTCACACTGAAATCTCTAAAAACATTATATTTagtaacggagggagtattagacTGGAGGTGGGTGACACATATTCAGGCCAAACCCGCCAAGGGACCCATCTGCACATGCATTTATACAAACAAGTTATAAAACAAGTAGGCCATTTTGCAGACTGAGCTTCATGGAGGCCTTgattttgaaattttcaaatttaaaattttcAGTTTCAAAAAATTCCGGAAAAAACACACATGTGTACAAGGATGTAATGTGTATGTGTGTAAAATTTAAGGATGAAATGCCTTGAGTTACGAGCTGCACAGAAAAAAAATGATGTACtttgaggatgaacagtacataTGCTAAAAAGCCCCATATTTGTTTTTTTATGTAGCTCTCATTTTAACATATTTCGAATTGAAAATTTACGCACATGTACATTATGCCGCTAGGTCTATGTGtattatttttttgaattttttgaatttgaaatgtttGAATTGTAAAGTTTCCAAATTAAGGCCTCCATGGAGCTCGGTCTCTGTTTGACATTTCCATTATAAAGCTCACTACGAAACATATAAGATTCTTACCGTGTAAGGGCATCACCAATGTTGTGCATCAAAACCTTCGAACGATGCGGTCCGGACACTTTTTGTCATCCGATGCCGTGCAAAAAACATCTGCGGACCAGTCCACACGTTCGAATTTTCGTAAAATATAATCAAATATGGGGAGGTTTGCGGATGTCTGAGCAGCCATCACGTAGGTGCTATCTAGCTGCATGGAGGGGGCCATCTCAGGTGTTGCGACGAAGGAGCTGCAATGCAACCTGCATGGTGTTGTGACCCGCGGATCTCGTTGGTGGCGGGAAGATGCAATGCAACATCCATGGTGCTCCTCGCCCGTGACAGAGTTGCAATGCAATGAGTGTGATGTTACGACCCACTAATCTCACTGGCGGAGGAGCTACAATGAAACGTGTGAGTGCTACCGCGACTCATGGGTCCCACCGGCGGCAGAGCCGCAATGCAGCGTGTGTCGTGCTACGACCCATGGATCTCGCAGACGACAGGAAGCTGCAATGCGACGAACAGTTGTTGCGTGGAGATGACTGTTTTGAGGTGGTGGTTGTGGCAAGTGGACGACGACTGCTGCGAGGGGTTGCTACGGGGTCCGGTGGGTGTGGCGAGCCGAACAACGGTACTACTGCTACATGCGGGTTGTGTGAGACCAGCCGTGGCTGCTCGCTTGAGGATGCGTTACACGTGGTGTTAGAAAAGGTGAGGATAGAAACGATGATTGAGGGGGAACCGAGCAGCTGTAATCCAGCCTAGCGGCAAATCAGACGTCTGTCTAGGTGACTGATGCTTACCTAGGATCAGTCGGATGACGCCTAGCAGCCGTCTTTCACAAATGTGGTGCCGACAACAAGAAAAAGAACAACTGTACGGTGTACTCTCTCTCCTTTCCTAAATATAAGACTTTGAAGAGGTTTCACTATGGACTAatatacgaagcaaaatgagtaaaTCTTCATTCTAAAATGCATCTACATACATATGTAAATCTCTACAAAGATTTATGCTTTAAGTGTGCCCAAATGTGGTGCGAGTAAcaagaacaagaacaagaatGTGAAGCAATCTGCCTTTTATAAAAAACATGCATATAACGAATTATTGCGGTTCCGGCTGTATTAATATAGTGAATTATTATTCACCGGCAAAAACTAATGCATTATTTAGGGCATGGTCAGCGCTACACGAGTCATGTACGCCGTGGACCGTGCGCCTGCAGACTGCAGTATGGTCAGGCCAGACGCCCGTTCCTGATCGCCACGTCGCCGGCACGTCCCACCTGGCGCCGCGCGGGGAAGCGAACCCCATTTTTTAACCAAAAAAGTAAAGCGCCTGACGTACTGCCGCCGGCGTGCACGCGCCATGCCCCGCGCAGCCTACGGGACGGGCGCGCAGGTGTCGATGTAAAAAACAACGGGAATCGAACCATCTGGAGTAGAAAGAAAAAGTCTGGCGGGAGGGTTTCGCGTGCGAGCTGACGGCGGCGATGCAATTTGGGCGGCTGCTCAGTTTATTGGTAGAGGACGCAGAATTCAACGGCCGGAACCAGTTGCCCCAGTAACGGCGGCTGAATCTTCGCCGGAGAAAGGATAAGGTGACTGGCGGCGAAATCTGGGGAGACAGCGACGGCGTACGGAGCCCCCCCGGCGGTCCACGCGCTCGGCCTCGCAGCCTCGCGCGCGCTGTCGCACGGCAGCGGGAAGTACCATTTGACCTcgcgccccgccccgccccgccccgttAAATCACGCCCGCCCCCGAGCCCGAGGAGGAGGAGTCCAGCAAGGGGACAGACAAGACGGACGCAGACCCACCACCAGCAGCGGAAAGAACGGACAGGAGAGAGGAGACGGCCGTTGTCTGTCCTCgaggcgccggcgccggcgccggctgGAGATTCCGCGCGTGACGACCATCACGAGAGCGGAGCCCCGGCGAGGTGTATCTCATTCTCAGGTCAGATTGTGTTTTCGGTTTGGTGGCGACGTGCCCCTTCTTGCTGGGTTGCTGCCGGACGGGAGGCTGAAGGTCAACGCCTGCCCTGCCGTACCTGCAGCTGCAGAGTGCAGAGCCTCTCGCGGCGTAGGATCGAGCCATCGATGGGCTGCGCGtggtcgtcgtcgccgtcgccgtcgccgtcgaaGCGCGAGCAGCGCGCCCAGGGGTACGAGGAGCCGGCCGTCCTCGCCGCCGAGACCTCCTGTGCGTGAGCACCCCCATTCCCAGCTCCAGAAGTTTGCCTTTGCCTTTCCTCCGTAACCGACTCAACTGAACTTTGCGTGCAGTCACGGTGAACGAGGTGGAGGCGCTGTACGAGCTCTACAAGAAGCTCAGCTACTCCATCTTCAAGGACGGCCTCATCCACAAGGTAGTTGAGGTCCTCCCCACAACCGCCATGGATCCATCTTCAAAGACTGCGTGCTCTCGTCTCATCCGCTTGCTTGGTTCATGTCAGGAGGAGTTCCGGCTGGCGCTGTTCAGGACCAGCAAAGGGGCGAACCTCTTCGCGGACAGGGTGTTCGACCTCTTCGATCTCAAGCGCAACGGGGTCATCGAGTTCGGCGAGTTCGTGCGCTCGCTCAGCATCTTCCACCCCAAAGCGCCTGAATCTGAAAAGACCGCATGTACGCCTCCTGTCCATTGCTCGCTCTTACTTTGCTGTCCATTCATCTTCTTGTCCTCCCTGTGAAACCAATCAAAAATCTTTCGTTTGTCTCCATCATCGTCCTCTTTGCAGTTGCATTCAAGCTGTACGACCTGAGGGGGACAGGCTACATCGAGAAAGAAGAGGCAAGTACTAAATCATTTCTCATCCAACCTAgtacatggtgcactttattgtAAGGTACTAACGTCGACGCGTTGTTTCTGAATTCTAAATTTATAATCAACACATTGCCTGCACAGCTCCGGGAGATGGTGGTGGCGCTTCTTGATGAGTCCGACCTATGTCTCTCTGACAGCGCCGTCGAGGAGATCGTCGACAATGTATGTAATCAACAAGATATATTCAGTCATTGGGAACTATTTCCCTGTTTTCCTTCTAACATGTTCTGTGCTGCTCTGCTCCTTTTGGACTTTCAGACGTTCAGTCAAGCAGACTCGGATGGCGACGGCAGGATAGACCCCAAGGAGTGGCAGGAGTTCGTCAAGAAGAACCCAGCATCGCTGAGGAACATGTCGCTGCCCTATCTCCAGTGAGTGCTCTCGTCTGCTGTTCTCTACTCTTCCTTACTGCTCGCGGCTGATAGTTCCTTTAGTTTTCAATTTCTCAAGCATTGTTAGTTCAGCTTCTCCTAGGCTTTCTTAGTTTAGTCTCCAAATAATACGCGAACGCCATATTTAGATGAGTGGCAGCAGTTGTGCTATGCTAGAGAGTAAAGAGCTTTTGATGTTTTTTCTCATTACATTTGACGCGATTTTATCGTTGTTGTGGTTGATGTTGTTCAGGGACATTACGACGACGTTCCCGAGCTTTGTAATGCATTCGGAAGTTGAAGATTACACTGGAGTCAGCAAATAACAAGGAAGGCACAGTTATCGGCCTTGAACATATCTGGAGGCAGTGCATTCAGAACTGAGCTGCACACAGAAATGCCTGAAACTCAAGTAGGAGGAGAGTAGAAGCATCATCTTGGTAAGCGGCCGCGGACCGGGCCTGGATTGAGAACTATCGCCGTTAGACTCTGGTGGTAGCTCATCTACCGTTGCTGCCGTGATTGGTGGTAAATAAAAGAATCTGGTCGTGAAATACATTCAGAAATGGGTCATTTCGTGCTAAATTCATGATTAAGGATGGAAACAGTGAGTTTGGCCCATCTAGGTGACAGACACGGAGGGGCAACAGAGACAATTCGCCGGGGTACCAAGAGTCCATCCTTGTCGCTTCCCAAACCACATCTGAGCACCCCAACCCTAACCCACAAGACATAATCATTAAGTAtgaatgtgtgtgtgtgtaataTGGCCGCTGAGTGTCTCACTAAAATGGTCATTGCCGCGCACAAAAAAGGTCTTATCCAGGGGTTTGTTGCTGATTTAATTGAGAGTGGAGTTGCTATCTTGCAATGTGCGGATGATATGGTCTTGTGTTTTACTCATGATCCTTCTAAAGCTGTTAACATCAAATTGCTGCtttatttgtttgagcttatgtcTGGATTAAAGATCAACTACTTAAAAAGGTAAGTGTTTACTATTGTGGGGAGAATGACATTGATGGCTTTTATGCTAATATGTTGACTATGGTGGTAGCTCATCTACCCTACGACTGCCGTGACTGACGGCGGTAGACAAAAAAGGTCAAATCATGAAGTACTTTCAGAAGTGAGCTATTTTTGTTCTAAACTAATGACTAAGAGCATCTTTAGCCGATCCCCTAAAAATAGAGGAGTATCTGGCCGAGTAAAGTTAGTTGAGTATACTTTTACTCCTCTATAGGTGGCCGCACCTAGTTGATCCCCTAAACTTAGTGGAGTTAAAAAAATGCATAAGTTTTTTGTCCTAACCGCATGAACTTCAAACACTTCGCAGTATATGTCATCAAACATCCATAGCTCATCCATTAATAACAAGCATATATTTCATAACATAACCGTTAACAAGCATATAGTTTCATCAATCGCTTTAAAACATACATTGTTCATCCAAAAGGCATCACTTCACTGATCAAGTTTGATCCAAAATCACCACAAATATAGCATGTGTTATGTTGTGGATTGAGACCAATCAATGGCATGCACGAACTCAACCAACATCCCCGCCAAAGAAATCACAACCACCACCGTACACATGGCCACCATCAGTGGCGGAGCTTGGCCCAAATAGTTGGGCGGGCCCCCTGATAGAAATATTTATTGGGCTTGTGTTCTATGGCCCAAAGGTAGATATACCTTAAAGAAAAT is drawn from Aegilops tauschii subsp. strangulata cultivar AL8/78 chromosome 1, Aet v6.0, whole genome shotgun sequence and contains these coding sequences:
- the LOC109748696 gene encoding calcineurin B-like protein 4, translated to MGCAWSSSPSPSPSKREQRAQGYEEPAVLAAETSFTVNEVEALYELYKKLSYSIFKDGLIHKEEFRLALFRTSKGANLFADRVFDLFDLKRNGVIEFGEFVRSLSIFHPKAPESEKTAFAFKLYDLRGTGYIEKEELREMVVALLDESDLCLSDSAVEEIVDNTFSQADSDGDGRIDPKEWQEFVKKNPASLRNMSLPYLQDITTTFPSFVMHSEVEDYTGVSK